The segment CCTTGGTTTTGGACCTGGATATTTATAATCCTCTTCTTTAACCTCTTCTCCGGATGCCTTTGCCTTTTCATAGAAGTATGTTATTAGTGAGTTACCGTGGTGTTCCCTTATGATGTCAATAACCGCCTCAGGTAGTTTATACTGTCTGGCAAGCTCTGCTCCTTCCCTTGCGTGGGATATAAGGACAAGGCTACTCATATGGGGGGTGATGCGTTCATGCCTGCTTTCACCAATCTGATTTTCAACAAAATAATGTGGCATCTTTATCTTTCCTATATCATGATAGTATGCTCCTACCCTTGCAAGCAGTCTATTTATCCTGAGATTCTCAGCCGCTGCCTCTACAAGATTGGCAACTATAACACTGTGATGATATGTTCCAGGTGCATCTCGCATAAGAGCCTTCATGAGTGGATGATCGACATCTAAAAGCTCAACAAGAGATATGTCAGAGGTTATATTAAAAAGATACTCAAAAACTGGAAGCAATAAAAATACAATGGCACTGACAACGAATCCTGACATGAAAGAAAAGCTAAGGATATAGAGAGAATTCTCATTAAAGATCTGAGCCTTCGACAGCAGAAAGGAAGCAGCAACAATCATGTTAACGATGCCAACAATGAATCCTGCCTTGAGTATGGATGCCCTTTTCTTTGAATTAAGGATACTGAATGAGGCAACAAGACTACCGATAAAAAAATAAATTGAAAAAGAAGGGTCTTCCAGCCAGAGTCCCGAAAGGAGACTTACCACAAAGGCAAATACTATAGCGGTATGAAAATCAAAAAGAAGAGCAGCAAGCATTGCACCGGCAGGAATAGGGATGAGATATAAATGGGCATCACCATGGGTTACACCAAGACCCTTTGCCATCGCCATGTAAAGATATTCCAGTGCCCTTGAAAGACAGAGGGTTGATACAAGAAGTGAAGCAATGGCAAGAAGAAACTTTTGATTTTCAAAATAGGAAGGTCTGTATCTCAGAATATCTCGATAGAAAATATAGAGAAGAAAAAGGCTGACAAGAACATAACCCGAGTATGATAGAACACCCTTTCCTGTATATATGGAGAGGCTTACAATTATGGAAAGGCCAGCCAGGGAAATCAGGAGTTGCTCATTTGAAAAAAAGATATTATTTTTCGCTACTTCTGATCTGTGATTTCTGATTTCTGTTTTAGGCGATCTGGTGTTTTTCAGTCCGTTCGTATCTTTCATAAGCCCTTATAATTTCCTGAACAAGTCTGTGTCTGACCACATCCTTTTCTGTGAAGTAAATAAACTTGATACCCTCAATTCCCTTCAGTATCCTTTCAGCCTCAACTAGACCTGATACCTTTCCTGGAGGAAGGTCAATCTGTGTAATATCACCCGTTATAACTGTCTTCGAATTGAAACCGAGCCTGGTTAGATACATCTTCATCTGCTCGGAGGTTGTATTCTGAGCTTCATCAAGTATTATAAAGGAGTCGTTGAGCGTCCTTCCCCTCATGAAAGCAAGAGGTGCTATTTCTATAATGCCCCTTTCAAGATATTTTGCAACCTTCTCGGGCTCCATCATATCAAATAGGGCATCATAAAGAGGTCTGAGATAAGGACTCACCTTCTCCTCTATATCACCGGGAAGGAATCCGAGTTTTTCACCAGCCTCAACAGCTGGTCTTGCGAGCACGATCCTTGCAACCTGTTTTTTTAGAAAGGCATTTACAGCCATTGCGACTGCAAGATAGGTTTTTCCTGTTCCTGCAGGACCTATGCCAATCACAATGTCATAGTTCTTGATGGCCTCAACATACTCCCTCTGGGTTTCTGTCTTAGGGACAATAAACCTCTTCTTTGATGAGACGGGAATGTTGCTCATGAAGAGGTTTTTAAGGGATGGTTCTCCCTGTGAGGTCTCTATGGCATAACGGATATCCTCAGGCTTTATAGAATAACCTTCAGAACTTATCTCTCTAAGTTCCTCTATTATCTTTTTAGCTTTCCGGGCAGAATCCTCCTCTCCCTTGATTATAATCTTATTGCCCCTTGCACTGATAACAACATCAAGGGTCTCCTCTATAGCCTGGATATTTTTTCCGAAGACTGAATGAAGATATTCATAATCTTCATCAGTCCTGAGTTCAAATTCCAATGTAACCGTCTTACCTACCTCACTTCTTAATTATTACAGAGTCTATTTTATAAAGTTTCCTTACTCTCGTTTGAGCAAGAAGTGCCTCTTTTTTAGTCATAAATGTTCCCACATATACTCTGTGAAGGCCCTGTTCTTTTTTTATTATAACATCATAGGGCTCTTTCTTAAAATGCTCGCTCAATTTTTTGGCCCGTCGTTCTTCCTTGAACGCTCCGACCTGTAAATAATAGGCACCCTTTTTAAAAGATGGTTGAACATTCTGGGGCTCTGCTTTTACAGAAGCAATAGGCTGCTGAGCGGTGGAAGGAGATGCTGTTTCAGAAATGGATTGTTGAGGTCCTTCACCACCTGCCTCTTTTTCAGACACTGTTCCTATTAGCTCCTGACCCGCTGTCTCTGAGGATGACGGCGCCTCAGCCCTCTGCTCGGGTACGGGTGTTCGTGACATCGAGTCCTTTGAAGAATACCTACCAACAAAATATCCGAAGGTAAAACTCACTGTTGTTACAAGAACTATTATTCCTATAACAACAGATCTGTTAAGGATTACTAATGATCCCTCTCCCTTATGTTTCATATAATCAGCATAGCATCACCATAGGAAAAAAATCTATATCCCATG is part of the Thermodesulfovibrionales bacterium genome and harbors:
- a CDS encoding HDIG domain-containing protein codes for the protein MKDTNGLKNTRSPKTEIRNHRSEVAKNNIFFSNEQLLISLAGLSIIVSLSIYTGKGVLSYSGYVLVSLFLLYIFYRDILRYRPSYFENQKFLLAIASLLVSTLCLSRALEYLYMAMAKGLGVTHGDAHLYLIPIPAGAMLAALLFDFHTAIVFAFVVSLLSGLWLEDPSFSIYFFIGSLVASFSILNSKKRASILKAGFIVGIVNMIVAASFLLSKAQIFNENSLYILSFSFMSGFVVSAIVFLLLPVFEYLFNITSDISLVELLDVDHPLMKALMRDAPGTYHHSVIVANLVEAAAENLRINRLLARVGAYYHDIGKIKMPHYFVENQIGESRHERITPHMSSLVLISHAREGAELARQYKLPEAVIDIIREHHGNSLITYFYEKAKASGEEVKEEDYKYPGPKPRTKEAALIMMADAVEASSRVLQDPSPARISSLVEKIINKIITEGQLDECDFTFRELREIKNSFIHTLTGIFHKRINYPGFRFDEEYTHKKDREETFQSPISEKRSPEPVKPPQP
- a CDS encoding PhoH family protein, yielding MEFELRTDEDYEYLHSVFGKNIQAIEETLDVVISARGNKIIIKGEEDSARKAKKIIEELREISSEGYSIKPEDIRYAIETSQGEPSLKNLFMSNIPVSSKKRFIVPKTETQREYVEAIKNYDIVIGIGPAGTGKTYLAVAMAVNAFLKKQVARIVLARPAVEAGEKLGFLPGDIEEKVSPYLRPLYDALFDMMEPEKVAKYLERGIIEIAPLAFMRGRTLNDSFIILDEAQNTTSEQMKMYLTRLGFNSKTVITGDITQIDLPPGKVSGLVEAERILKGIEGIKFIYFTEKDVVRHRLVQEIIRAYERYERTEKHQIA
- a CDS encoding SPOR domain-containing protein; this translates as MKHKGEGSLVILNRSVVIGIIVLVTTVSFTFGYFVGRYSSKDSMSRTPVPEQRAEAPSSSETAGQELIGTVSEKEAGGEGPQQSISETASPSTAQQPIASVKAEPQNVQPSFKKGAYYLQVGAFKEERRAKKLSEHFKKEPYDVIIKKEQGLHRVYVGTFMTKKEALLAQTRVRKLYKIDSVIIKK